Genomic window (Rubidibacter lacunae KORDI 51-2):
ATGCGTCCGGCATCGCGCGTGGCTTGACGCTGGGAGTCATTGAAATACGCAGGTACCGTAATCACCGCACCCGTCACGGGTTCGCCGAGGAAGCGGGTAGCGTCGTCGGCGAGCTTCTGCAAAATGCGGGCGGAGATCTCCTCGGGCGCGAAGTTTTTTTTCTGGCGCGGGCAGTGCACGCGGACGTAACCGTTCTCGTCGCGGCGAATGGTGTAGGGAACGCGCTTGGCAGTGGCATCGAGTTCGTCGTAGTTGCGGCCGATGAAACGTTTAATGCCAAAAAACGTGTTGTGCGGGTCGGAAATTGACTGGCGGCGAGCCATTTGTCCGACTAACAACTCGCCGTCCTTGTTGTAGCCCACTACGGACGGGGTGGTCCGCATTCCTTCAGCGTTGGCAATGACCGTCGCCCGCCCGCCTTCGGTGACGGCGACCACTGAGTTGGTCGTTCCCAGGTCGATGCCGACTACTCTACCCATGCGTGCCCTTGGTGCTCCCTGATGTTTCGCGCGCCCGCTCGGGCGCAAAGCCGTTTGCCGCCAGCGATCGCGCTCCTGTTTGGGGAATTGTACTGGCTACGGTCATTCTATCGAAGTCGCGATTGCCGCCCCCCACGACGACGCGCGCGAGAACGTATGATGCAACACCTGTCAACGGCTGCAAGCCGGACGTACACTGGGTAGAGTCGCGGCTCGCGCCGCAATGCCCCGACACCACACCTTGGCGGCTCCGGGAGCACCGTGCAGTTTCACATACAGCCGGACAGCGAGATTCCTGCGTCGAAGCAACTCTTCGACCAAATCCAGTTTGCGATCGCCTCGCGGCAGTTCCCACCGGGTCACCGACTGCCGAGTACGCGCCAGCTTGCAACGATCACGGGGTTGCATCGCAACACGATCAGTAAAATCTACCGCCAGCTCGAAGAAACCGGACTGGTAGCGTCTCATGCCGGCTCGGGCATTTACGTGCGCGCGCAGGGACATGAGGGTGGTGCGGAACGCCCATCGCCGGTGTTGGAGCAATTCCCTGACGCCTTCGAACTGGTCCAGACTAGTATCGACCAGATGCTTGCGCGTGGCTGTTCGCTACGGCAAGTTCGTAGGTTGTTTTTAACCGAGATCGAATGGCGTTTGCGCTGTTCTGCGCGGGTCTTGGTAACGGTGCCGCGCAGCGACCTCGGGGCAGGGGAATTGATGCTGCAAGATCTTGCGCCGTCCTTAGGCGTACCGGTAGAACTAGTGCCAATGGAAGAATTGGCAAGGGTCTTGGAAGAGACGGACTCGGCGACAGTGGTCACTAGCCGCTATTTTATCGGTCAAGCCGAAGCGATCGCCGTACCGCTTTCTGTGCGGGCCATTCCGGTGGATATCCACGATTACGCCGAGGAAATCGCGACAATTGCTCAGTTGCCGCAGCACAGTCGCCTGGGGATTGTCAGCATCAGCTCGGGATTTCTGCGTCCGGCCGAGCGCATTATTCACAGCCTGCGCGGGGATGACTTGCTTGTGATGACCGCCCAGGCCAGCGATGCTTACAAACTCAATGCCCTCGTACGGACGGCACGGACGATTGTCTGCGATCGTGCCAGCTATGCGCGGGTTCGACAGGCGATCGAGTCGGCACGCGAAGATTTAATTCGCCCGCCCGAAATTATGTGTAGCGAAAGCTATATCGGTCAAAAATCGATCGATACGCTCAAGCGAGAGTTGGGATTGGGGGAAAAGCTGAGAGAGGAATCGCAGCCAACAGATGAATCACAGCTGCACTTGGGTTAATTAGGGTTTGCTGAAAAAGTCCACAAAACGAATTTAGGAGGCAGAGAGCTTATGGAATCTGGCTTTTACTATCTAGCCCCAGCTTTTTGCCTCGGATTCTCGGCCCAATTGCAAGGGTTTTGAGGCTCTGGTGCCTATAACCTTGCACTTGTCTGGCATAGAAAACGCTGAGATCCTTTCATTACAGGGGTTCCAGCCTTTTTCAGCAAGCCCTAATTAATTGTGCTTATATCGCGCGCGATTTAGTTGAACCGGGTCGCGTGTTGAATAGGCTTGCACGAAGCCGCTGAAGGGTCGGCGAGGACATCCCAAACCCGAGCCGATCTCAGATCTGCGAATCTGCGAAATTAAATTTCTTAAGTGAATCTTCAGATAACTAGGGTTTGCCGAAAAAGTCCAGGAAACGAATTTAGGAGGCAGAGAGCTTATGGAATCAAGCTTTTACCATCTAGCTCCAGCTTTTTGCCTCGGATTCTCGGCCATATTGCAAGGGGTTTGAGGCTCTGGTGCCTATAAATTTGCACTTTATCTGGCGTAGAAAACGCTGAGATCCTTTCATTGCAGGGATTTCAGCCTTTTTCAGCAAGCCCTAACTATCCTGCAGGCATTGCTGCAATCTGACTCTGATAGTGTTCTGGCGGATTTGGTATGGCAACGGAAGGGAGTATCTGAACAACTTCCTGATCCTGAATGGAAGTCTCGATGCACGTA
Coding sequences:
- a CDS encoding GntR family transcriptional regulator — encoded protein: MQFHIQPDSEIPASKQLFDQIQFAIASRQFPPGHRLPSTRQLATITGLHRNTISKIYRQLEETGLVASHAGSGIYVRAQGHEGGAERPSPVLEQFPDAFELVQTSIDQMLARGCSLRQVRRLFLTEIEWRLRCSARVLVTVPRSDLGAGELMLQDLAPSLGVPVELVPMEELARVLEETDSATVVTSRYFIGQAEAIAVPLSVRAIPVDIHDYAEEIATIAQLPQHSRLGIVSISSGFLRPAERIIHSLRGDDLLVMTAQASDAYKLNALVRTARTIVCDRASYARVRQAIESAREDLIRPPEIMCSESYIGQKSIDTLKRELGLGEKLREESQPTDESQLHLG